The Ovis canadensis isolate MfBH-ARS-UI-01 breed Bighorn chromosome 13, ARS-UI_OviCan_v2, whole genome shotgun sequence genome includes a region encoding these proteins:
- the TUBAL3 gene encoding tubulin alpha chain-like 3 isoform X1, producing the protein MRECLSIHIGQAGVQIGGACWELYCLEHGIQADGVVLDGGQDPLAPAKTERMGASFDSFFCETRAGKYVPRALFMDLEPTVIDRMRAGSYRSLFHSEQLVSGKEDAANNYARGRYSVGPEVLDLVLERIRKLAEHCSGLQGFLIFRSFGGGTGSGFTSLLLEQLSAEYSGKTKLEFSVYPAPRISTAVVEPYNSILTTHPTIEHVDCTFLVDNEAIYNICHGKLDLERPSYASINRLISQAASSITASLRFEGILNVDLIEFQTNLVPYPRIHFPVTSFAPILSADSTHHKEPSVSDITVACFEPSHQLVRCDPRLGKYVACCLLYRGDVVPKEVNAAIAATKSRNSVQFVDWCPTGFKVGITDRPPREVPGGDLAEVQRAVCMLSNSTAVAEAWARLGHKFDLMFAKRAFLHWYIREGMEEGEFAEAREDLAVLEKDYEEMGRSL; encoded by the exons ATG AGGGAGTGCCTGTCTATCCACATTGGCCAAGCCGGTGTCCAGATTGGGGGTGCTTGTTGGGAGCTCTATTGCCTGGAACATGGAATCCAGGCAGATGGTGTTGTTCTCGATGGTGGTCAGGATCCGCTGGCACCTGCTAAAACAGAGCGCATGGGTGCATCTTTCGATTCCTTCTTTTGTGAGACCAGAGCTGGGAAGTATGTGCCCAGAGCACTCTTCATGGACCTGGAGCCTACTGTCATAG ACAGGATGCGTGCAGGCAGCTACCGCTCACTCTTCCACTCTGAGCAGCTCGTCAGTGGAAAAGAAGATGCTGCAAACAACTATGCCCGAGGTCGCTACTCTGTGGGGCCGGAGGTCCTCGACTTGGTGCTGGAGAGGATCCGCAAGCTG GcggaacactgcagtgggcttCAGGGGTTTCTGATCTTTCGAAGCTTTGGAGGAGGCACTGGATCGGGATTTACGTCTCTCTTGTTGGAGCAGCTCTCCGCAGAATACAGTGGGAAGACTAAATTGGAGTTCTCCGTCTACCCAGCCCCTAGGATCTCAACCGCTGTAGTGGAGCCTTACAACTCCATCCTCACCACCCACCCCACCATAGAGCACGTGGACTGTACCTTCCTGGTTGACAACGAGGCCATCTACAACATCTGTCATGGCAAACTTGACCTTGAACGCCCCTCTTATGCCAGCATCAACAGGCTGATCAGCCAGGCAGCATCTTCCATCACTGCCTCCCTCCGGTTTGAAGGCATCCTGAATGTGGACCTGATCGAATTCCAGACCAACCTGGTGCCTTACCCGCGGATACACTTCCCAGTGACCAGCTTCGCCCCCATCCTGTCTGCTGACAGCACCCACCACAAGGAGCCCTCTGTGTCGGACATCACAGTTGCATGCTTTGAGCCCTCCCACCAGCTAGTCAGGTGTGACCCTCGCCTGGGGAAGTATGTGGCCTGCTGCCTGCTCTACAGAGGGGATGTGGTCCCCAAGGAGGTGAATGCAGCGATTGCGGCCACGAAGTCGAGGAACTCTGTTCAGTTTGTAGACTGGTGTCCGACTGGATTCAAGGTGGGCATCACTGATCGACCTCCCCGGGAGGTGCCAGGAGGGGACCTGGCCGAGGTCCAGCGGGCAGTCTGTATGCTGAGCAACAGCACGGCGGTCGCAGAGGCCTGGGCCCGTCTGGGCCACAAATTTGATCTCATGTTTGCTAAGAGGGCGTTTCTGCACTGGTACATCAGGGAGGGCATGGAGGAAGGTGAGTTCGCAGAGGCCAGGGAGGACTTGGCGGTCCTGGAGAAGGATTATGAGGAAATGGGGAGAAGTCTCTGA
- the TUBAL3 gene encoding tubulin alpha chain-like 3 isoform X2, with protein sequence MGASFDSFFCETRAGKYVPRALFMDLEPTVIDRMRAGSYRSLFHSEQLVSGKEDAANNYARGRYSVGPEVLDLVLERIRKLAEHCSGLQGFLIFRSFGGGTGSGFTSLLLEQLSAEYSGKTKLEFSVYPAPRISTAVVEPYNSILTTHPTIEHVDCTFLVDNEAIYNICHGKLDLERPSYASINRLISQAASSITASLRFEGILNVDLIEFQTNLVPYPRIHFPVTSFAPILSADSTHHKEPSVSDITVACFEPSHQLVRCDPRLGKYVACCLLYRGDVVPKEVNAAIAATKSRNSVQFVDWCPTGFKVGITDRPPREVPGGDLAEVQRAVCMLSNSTAVAEAWARLGHKFDLMFAKRAFLHWYIREGMEEGEFAEAREDLAVLEKDYEEMGRSL encoded by the exons ATGGGTGCATCTTTCGATTCCTTCTTTTGTGAGACCAGAGCTGGGAAGTATGTGCCCAGAGCACTCTTCATGGACCTGGAGCCTACTGTCATAG ACAGGATGCGTGCAGGCAGCTACCGCTCACTCTTCCACTCTGAGCAGCTCGTCAGTGGAAAAGAAGATGCTGCAAACAACTATGCCCGAGGTCGCTACTCTGTGGGGCCGGAGGTCCTCGACTTGGTGCTGGAGAGGATCCGCAAGCTG GcggaacactgcagtgggcttCAGGGGTTTCTGATCTTTCGAAGCTTTGGAGGAGGCACTGGATCGGGATTTACGTCTCTCTTGTTGGAGCAGCTCTCCGCAGAATACAGTGGGAAGACTAAATTGGAGTTCTCCGTCTACCCAGCCCCTAGGATCTCAACCGCTGTAGTGGAGCCTTACAACTCCATCCTCACCACCCACCCCACCATAGAGCACGTGGACTGTACCTTCCTGGTTGACAACGAGGCCATCTACAACATCTGTCATGGCAAACTTGACCTTGAACGCCCCTCTTATGCCAGCATCAACAGGCTGATCAGCCAGGCAGCATCTTCCATCACTGCCTCCCTCCGGTTTGAAGGCATCCTGAATGTGGACCTGATCGAATTCCAGACCAACCTGGTGCCTTACCCGCGGATACACTTCCCAGTGACCAGCTTCGCCCCCATCCTGTCTGCTGACAGCACCCACCACAAGGAGCCCTCTGTGTCGGACATCACAGTTGCATGCTTTGAGCCCTCCCACCAGCTAGTCAGGTGTGACCCTCGCCTGGGGAAGTATGTGGCCTGCTGCCTGCTCTACAGAGGGGATGTGGTCCCCAAGGAGGTGAATGCAGCGATTGCGGCCACGAAGTCGAGGAACTCTGTTCAGTTTGTAGACTGGTGTCCGACTGGATTCAAGGTGGGCATCACTGATCGACCTCCCCGGGAGGTGCCAGGAGGGGACCTGGCCGAGGTCCAGCGGGCAGTCTGTATGCTGAGCAACAGCACGGCGGTCGCAGAGGCCTGGGCCCGTCTGGGCCACAAATTTGATCTCATGTTTGCTAAGAGGGCGTTTCTGCACTGGTACATCAGGGAGGGCATGGAGGAAGGTGAGTTCGCAGAGGCCAGGGAGGACTTGGCGGTCCTGGAGAAGGATTATGAGGAAATGGGGAGAAGTCTCTGA